The genomic stretch TGTACAAGATGTTCGGCGACTGGCATCTGGCGCTCGCCGGATACAATTATAGTCCGGGCAAGCTCCGCCGTCACCTGCGCCGTGTCGAACGGGACCTCGGACGGAAGGCCACGTTCTGGGACGTGTACCGCTACATCCCCAGGGAGACCCGCAATTACGTACCGATGTTCATCGCAACGGCACTTGTGATCTCACAACCCGACGTCTTCAAGATCGAGAAGACCGAAACGGGCCCTGCCTACGAGTACCACCACGTGCCCGTGTACGGTGCGTTGAGTCTGGCCAGGATTGCTGAGATGACCGGTTCAACGCAGGCGGCGATTCGTGCGCTGAATCCCGAGCTTCGCCGATCCACGTTGCCTCCGTCGAAGACACCTTACTGGGTCCGGATTCCCTATGGCACATACGACGCGTTTGCTGAGGCCTATGGTGAACTGCCACAGTCGGCTCGACGGCCGCTCGATGTTCATGTCGTCAAAAGTGGAGAGACGCTGAGTCAAATTGCATCCCGATATGGCGTTGGATGGCGTCAGTTGATGCATAGCAACGAGCTGAAGAATTCCCGCATCCGGCCGGGTCAACGGCTGGCCGTTCCGCTGCGCGACTACGGTGCGCCGGCGAGTGGCGATCTGGCCTCTGAGGGTGGTGTCACTGTGCGATACGGGACTCGATTGGTCCGACCCATTGCGGCCTCCGAGGCCACCGACATCCCCGCTACCGCTGCACGACTCGTCGAGCAGTCGCAGAACGAAAAACGCCAGACTCAACAACGGGCTGCGAAGCGATCACAACCGCCCGCGGGCCGAACCCGAATCGTGTATACCGTACGCAAGGGAGACACGCTCGGGGAGATCGCCGAGCGATACCGGACATCCGCGCGGCAACTCCGCTCCTGGAATAACATCCGGGGAAGCAGAATCAAGGTCGGGCAGAAACTCTATCTGTATGTCGAGTCGGATGCGTCGAGTCGCGCTACGACGTACACGGTCAAACGCGGAGACAACCTCGCAGGGATTGCGTCGAAGCACGGGGTATCCGTCAGCTCGCTCAAAGCGTGGAACAACCTCAAGAGCTCTGTCATCCACCCGGGACAAAAGCTGATCCTCTCGGCAGACGCTGCAGCATCCGGAGAGGTCACTATCTACAATGTCCGGCGAGGCGACACACTTGGCCGGATTGCCGCGAAGCACGGAGTGACGGTGAGCCAGTTGAAGACGTGGAACGACCTTCGTTCAACGAAGATCGCCGTCGGTCAGCAACTCAAGATACGGTCGTAGGTGGGTACGGGAACGGGTCGAGCGCGGCCGATCACGCTTCCCCAGCCACCATCGCCTTGAGGTACTCGCGCCGCATGGAGGCGATCGCCGAAATGGAGATTCCTTTGGGGCAGACGGCTTCGCACTCGGCATGGTTGGAGCAATCTCCGAATCCCTCTTCGGCCATCTGATCGACCGCCAGGACCACGCGCCGGCGGCGCTCGGGCTCACCCTGCGGAAGTAGCGCCAGCTGTGCAATCTTGGCACCGGTAAACAGGGATGCCGAGGAGTTCGGGCAGGCGGCAACACACGCGCCACAACCGATGCACGACGCATAATCGAAGGCGACGTCGGCCACTGCCTTCGGAATCGGAATCGCATTGGCATCGGGCGCGCCACCTGTATTCACAGACACGTAGCCACCGGCCGCCATGATCCGATCGAACGCAGTACGGTCGACAACGAGGTCCTTGATCACCGGGAATGCCTGCGCTCTCCACGGCTCGATCACGATGGTATCGCCGTCATGATACTCCCGCATGTGCAGCTGGCAGGTCGCTGTTCGCTTCCACGGGCCGTGCGCCGTTCCGTTGATGACGACTCCGCACGATCCGCATATACCCTCACGGCAATCGTGATCGAACTCGATGGGCTCCTCGCCGGACTTCATCAGTCGCTCGTTCAACACGTCGAGCATCTCCAGAAACGACATGTGCGGATTTGCATCGGGCACAGTGTAGTCCCTGAACGCTCCACGATCCTTCGGCCCATCCTGCCGCCAGATCCTCAGGTTGATCGTCATAGTGTCTGCCATAGCTCGATAACGATTTTCAATCGGTGGCTACTTGTAGCTGCGTGTTGTCAACTT from Rhodothermales bacterium encodes the following:
- a CDS encoding LysM peptidoglycan-binding domain-containing protein; amino-acid sequence: MRTYYPWLFLAALVLSLPPRGMAQTSGTTDDADRAIDLVQRIPGDGEIADDEALDEQDFTRKELFSLMSSIYRSQAEILAAHARADSSSVEALIDEALEDLLRLSRASGVDTLARYRELFRSVVSEYEDYYGTTDSLSPALGNIFGFRTRMFASMNELSEPLLEDVSLLNNLGPVSTTVPMTMNRLVESSITYLMREPERHVHGWMSRSDTYLPMIEEIFAEEGVPDELKYLAMIESGLNPRARSWARAAGMWQFIGATGKHYGLRVDNWVDERMNPEKSTRAAARHLKDLYKMFGDWHLALAGYNYSPGKLRRHLRRVERDLGRKATFWDVYRYIPRETRNYVPMFIATALVISQPDVFKIEKTETGPAYEYHHVPVYGALSLARIAEMTGSTQAAIRALNPELRRSTLPPSKTPYWVRIPYGTYDAFAEAYGELPQSARRPLDVHVVKSGETLSQIASRYGVGWRQLMHSNELKNSRIRPGQRLAVPLRDYGAPASGDLASEGGVTVRYGTRLVRPIAASEATDIPATAARLVEQSQNEKRQTQQRAAKRSQPPAGRTRIVYTVRKGDTLGEIAERYRTSARQLRSWNNIRGSRIKVGQKLYLYVESDASSRATTYTVKRGDNLAGIASKHGVSVSSLKAWNNLKSSVIHPGQKLILSADAAASGEVTIYNVRRGDTLGRIAAKHGVTVSQLKTWNDLRSTKIAVGQQLKIRS
- a CDS encoding succinate dehydrogenase/fumarate reductase iron-sulfur subunit produces the protein MTINLRIWRQDGPKDRGAFRDYTVPDANPHMSFLEMLDVLNERLMKSGEEPIEFDHDCREGICGSCGVVINGTAHGPWKRTATCQLHMREYHDGDTIVIEPWRAQAFPVIKDLVVDRTAFDRIMAAGGYVSVNTGGAPDANAIPIPKAVADVAFDYASCIGCGACVAACPNSSASLFTGAKIAQLALLPQGEPERRRRVVLAVDQMAEEGFGDCSNHAECEAVCPKGISISAIASMRREYLKAMVAGEA